The following nucleotide sequence is from uncultured Draconibacterium sp..
CCCGAAGCAGTAGTTCCTTCCTTCGTTCCTGCAGGATAAGCTCCAGGGCTTCGGCCTTGCTACCGGCACTAAGCGGGGTAAAACCACCGCTTTCATAACGGGAAACCAGCAGTTCATTCAGCGTGCTGAGCGCTTCTTCAACCGAACCACTGCGCACCAGGCATTCTGCTTTAGTCAGGTAACATTCATCAATTGCCAAACCGTTAAATATTTGCAATGATCCGCAGTAACTTCCCCGATAAGTATATCCCTTGCTGACCGGACGGAACCAGGCCGCTTTGCGGATATCCGCTTCTGCGTAGGAATGGAAAAGCAGGGAGTCCACAATCAGACGGGAACTTGACAGTGTTGAATACCGGGTTATTCTGCTGTGGAAAATTACTTCGCTGTTGTAGCGTTCCATCGGGTAGGAAGCAGTCAGGTCGAGCTGATTATAATCAAGCAGTTCGTAGTTTGAACTTAGTGCTGAATCCGCGTAGGTCAGCGCATTGTCATAGTCCTGCATGGTTAAATACACCCGCGAAAGCAGGGCATAAGCTGCCGCTTTTACCGGTCGGGTTTTGTAGGAGGAGCTTTCGGGAAGCAAGCTGAGCGCTTCCTGAAGGTCGGACAGAATCCGGTTGTAAGTTTGCTTAACCGTAGCCCGGTCCACATGAATATTAAGATCAGAACTTAAACGCAACGGAAGTCCGTCTCCCTCATTGGAGGCCGACTGATCAAAGGGAACACAAAATACCTGTGCCAGTTGGTAAAATGCGTGAGCCCTGAAAAACAAGGCGCTACCTTTCAGTGTGTTCCATTGGATCAGGTTTTCTGTTTGGTCGATCCTGGCCAAACCTTCCAATACATAATTGACATAAAAAATCTGTTGGTAGCGGTTGTTCCAGTCGATTGATGTGGAGCCTTCCCATATTTCCCTGGCCCAGATGTAGCCGTTTTTCATGTACTCCGAACGCAGGGCATTCCAGCGGTCGTAAAGGATATAATAATCGTCTGAAGAGAGTTCACCCATCCCCACCATATTGGCGTTGTGAACATCAAAATAGTCAAGCATAGCCTGCAGGTCATCCAGGGTAGACGGGACAACCAGTTTTTTATCCGGTTTGGTGTCCAGAAAATCTTCATTGCAGGCAATCATGCCCAGCAGAAAGAATAGTAATAGTGGTATAAAACGTTTCATAATTGTTTAAAGTGTAATGTTAATGCCTAGTGAATAAGTTTGTGGAGCCGGGTAGGGCTGGAAAACGTAATCAGGATCCAGCTTGTGTTTGTTGGCTCGCCAGATGATCCCAAGATTATTGACATACCCATAAACAGAGAGTTTGTTAAAAGGAAGCCAATGATACTGCGATTGCTGTAGGTCGTAGGAAAAATTGATATCCTGAAACCGGATATGGTCACCTTTTTCGATCAGAATGTCGGCAAAAGTATACATAAAATCGCGTGAGCTGCTTGTTCCGACTGACGGCATCGAAGGCACTTGCGTGAAGAGCTCATCCCCCGGTTTTATCCACCGTTTGCTGTAATCTTCGTGGCCTGTCCAGTCGTTGAAAAGGGCTGAATAGCTAATGGATGGTCTGCGGAAGTAATACCCAAACTTATAGCTGATATTGAAGCCCAGTGAGAAATTCCCAAGTCGGAAGTTATTGCG
It contains:
- a CDS encoding RagB/SusD family nutrient uptake outer membrane protein, with protein sequence MKRFIPLLLFFLLGMIACNEDFLDTKPDKKLVVPSTLDDLQAMLDYFDVHNANMVGMGELSSDDYYILYDRWNALRSEYMKNGYIWAREIWEGSTSIDWNNRYQQIFYVNYVLEGLARIDQTENLIQWNTLKGSALFFRAHAFYQLAQVFCVPFDQSASNEGDGLPLRLSSDLNIHVDRATVKQTYNRILSDLQEALSLLPESSSYKTRPVKAAAYALLSRVYLTMQDYDNALTYADSALSSNYELLDYNQLDLTASYPMERYNSEVIFHSRITRYSTLSSSRLIVDSLLFHSYAEADIRKAAWFRPVSKGYTYRGSYCGSLQIFNGLAIDECYLTKAECLVRSGSVEEALSTLNELLVSRYESGGFTPLSAGSKAEALELILQERRKELLLRAIRWTDLRRLNLEQSTAKTLYRNLNGTIYQLEPNSLNYTLPLADDVIQLSGIAQNIRE